ggggagcagagctggactctgtctcagaaaaaaaaatgtgtgggtgCCAAGACTCAAGACCATGGGAGCTGGTCAGACACAGTGctgacgtctgtaatctcagcactttgggaggccaaggcgggtggatcacctgaggtcaggtgttcgggaccaatctggccaacatggcaaaaccccgtctctactaaaaacacaaaaattagccaggcgtggtggttcatgtttgtaatcccagctgcttggaggctgaggtgggagaatcgcttgaacccaggaggcatcagctgcagtgagtcaagatcgagacactgccctccagcctgggcagcagagcaagactgtgtctcacaaaaaaaaacaaaaacaaaaacaaaaaaaaactgtaggagcatctggtgggaggtggtggacGGAGAACTGTGGGTTTGGAAGCTGCGCCCTCCCCCTGGCCGTGCGTTAGAACAGGAACACAGTTACATAGAGAACAACCTTACCTTGTCCGACACCCTCAGATCTTTGTCCCAGGCCAGGAGTCTTTTAATGACAGGATCCTCTGTGATTAGAGAGCAGATGTCAGTGTGAGAAGCAGGACAGGGTTTCCGTGAGAGCAGCAGGGCAGCGAGGAGAAGTGTGCCTCCCGGGGGAAAGTCTCAGGATTGTGGCCGCGGGTGAGGTGGATGAGAGAGGGGAGAATGACTTTCACTGGGCAAGGGAGAGAGGCTCCTGCTCTGAGACTCCCCTGAGAAGAGGCCGAAGGAGGCCCTGGGTGTGAGAATCTACAGGATGTAGAGCTGGGAATCAGCCAGGACCCCCTCCAGCAGACACGGAGGGACCACTGCAGAGTCATAAAGGAATTCCCATCATTTCCTCATGAGACAGTCACACATCAGGGTGTGACCATGGCCTTGGGATCCCTCACTATGGATGGAGACACTTAGGTTTAGAAAAGTCAGTAAGAAACATTAAGTTTCAGAGGGCACAGCTGAAAccacttttttgatttttgattttgtttttctttatttgatttttatttttatttatttattaatttattttgagacagagtcttgctctgtgggccaggctggaatgcattggcctgatcttggctcactgcaacctctgcctcctgggtttaagcagttctcctgtctcagcctcccgagtagctggaactacagggatgagctactgtgcccagccttggtttttcttttgacgcagagttttgctctgtcacccaggctggagtgcagtggtgcagtcatagctcactgcagcctcaaagtcctgagttcaagcaatcctcttgcctcagcctcccaacgtgctgggatctCAGGCgggagccacagcgcctggcccaaaaCCAAGCTTTCTTATCCCAAGCACCGACCTTTATCAAGTCTACCTAATCCTCTGTTGTCTCCTTAAGTGTCCCTCATGAGTGATCACTTCAGAGTCCTCCCGCATGGAGAGCTCACCCACTGGGGCATATTTTTCCCATTGGAAAAGTGTGGTTATTGGAAGTTTCCTCTTTAGAAAGAACAGGATTGGAGGTGCTCTCTGGGGTGTCCTCCTACCAAGCAGCCTGTTGAAGGCCTCGTAGTACTCAGGGAGCACGAGCGACACTCGCCGTCGCTTCGCCTTCATCTTGAGGCCACACAGCGTCTCCGCCACCCAGGTCTCCTCAGGCTCAGGGGCGAGCTCCTTCTCTGGCTCATCATCAGATTCATCCAaacattctctcttccttttccagcCAAGGGACCTACGTGGGGGGCTGGGATCTACCCCAGGGGCTGAGTAAAGAAACCAGGCCACCGTGTAATGCTTCTGCAACTGATCACGTTAGACCCCGACCCCAAACCCCAAACCACTCTCCATCCTCCCCAGCCTCGCAGACTGCTGGCTTCTCCAAGCCACCTTTCTGACTTTCTCCTCTGCTCAACCCCATGTGccactccttcccctccccattcttccctctctctgtcctcagAACACTGCCTCATATCCTTCCCTGGTCCCTGGCTCTCtgagtccctcttttttttttttttttttgtttcgagacagaatcttgctttgtcacccaggctggagtgtagtggtgcaatctcagctcactgcaacatgcATCTCCCGGATTccagttattctcctgcctcagcctctcaggtagctgggattacaggtgcctgccataatgcccagctccattttgtacttttaatagagacagggtttcaccatgttggccaggctggtctcaaacccctggcctcaagtgatccgcctgccttggcttcccaaagtgctgggattacaagtgtgagccactgcacccagcctgaatttctCCATTCTTCCCACACACCCTCCCCAGGTTCTCCTTCCTGACCTctgacccttctttttttttttttttttttttttttttttgagatagcatctcactctgtcacccagactggagtgcagtagcacgatctcggctcactgcaacctcttcctcccaggctcaagtgattctcctgtcttagcctcccaagtagctgggattataggcacacaccactaccacctggctaatttttgtacttttagtagagatggggtttcaccatgttggccaggctggtcttgaactcctgacctcaggtgatctgcccgcctcagcctcccaaagtgttggggttacaggggtgagccaccacgcctggcccccttcCTTCATCTTAGTCAATCCTATGccacctcttcttcctccagTCCCCTCACCTGATGGTCCCGACACTTCATCATCCACCACCTCCTGGAGGGGGTACCCTGAGGTGCTCCGCTGGGGGCTCCGCTCTTCCTGGGGCTGCGGTTGATGGCTCATCATGATCTTTCCCAAAATCTGTCCCATCTCACCAAACCTAGTCTCTGTTCTGTCCTTGGTCTTCTTCTGGACACTGCTGGGATCCAGAAGAGTGTGTTATCAATTCTCGAGGCTGGGAGAAGTCAGGAGTGGAGAACAGCTCTGAGAAGTTACTGTTGTCCAACTGAACTCCCAGGTGCCGACAGAGTCCGGTCCCTCCAATCAGGAAGGTCGGAATCTCTGATGTCATCGCTCATGCCAACCTGGCAACCAGTTtgaaaaaaaacacatgtaactgccaggctgatctcttgTCCTGGAGATCCTGGGTGAATGGTATCTCCTGCCACTGTCCCAACCTCAGACCACTGTCCAAAAGCATCTTCAGGGTCTCCGCATCCCTCTGTTCCCTGTCCCAGCAGAGGCTGTGTCCTCTCCACTCAAAGCTTGAAGCGTGTTGGGGTCTCCTCTTCTCTGTACATGCCCGTTTCAGAGTCCAGTCTGGTGGGAGAGGGATCAGGATGGGAAAGAAAAGT
The sequence above is a segment of the Homo sapiens chromosome 7, GRCh38.p14 Primary Assembly genome. Coding sequences within it:
- the SPDYE10 gene encoding speedy protein E10, whose translation is MGQILGKIMMSHQPQPQEERSPQRSTSGYPLQEVVDDEVSGPSAPGVDPSPPRRSLGWKRKRECLDESDDEPEKELAPEPEETWVAETLCGLKMKAKRRRVSLVLPEYYEAFNRLLEDPVIKRLLAWDKDLRVSDKYLLAMVIAYFSRAGLPSWQYQRIHFFLALYLANDMEEDDEAPKQNIFYFLYEETRSHIPLLSELWFQLCRYMNPRARKNCSQIALFRKYRFHFFCSMRCRAWVSLEELEEIQAYDPEHWVWARDRAHLS